GTACTTTACTTGGCGCTTGAAGAGCATAAGGGTTTATTAAGAAAAAAACTCACTGCTATGGGCGCAACGAAAAACGATCCGATTTACCTTCACGTCGGCAGCGCACCGGAGGCGGCCTTACCAACACTCAAAATTGAACTTGAGAAGTTAAAGCCGGTACTACTCGTTATTGATCCGCTTATCAAACTTGCCCGGATTAAGGACATCAACGCCTATGCTGAGGTGTACGCAGCGCTTACCCCCTTCATGGATTTAGCTCGAGCCTCTAATTGTCATGTGATGCTCGTACATCACGCCAAAAAGGGATTAGAAAGAACCGGCACCGAAAACCCGCTTGGAAGCCAAGGTCTTAGCGGCGTGGTAGACGCGCAAATCGATATCTACAAGCGCGGTGATACCCGTTGTTTTTGTGTGCCGGATGCAACCAGGCACGGCTTACCCGTTAAAGAGACGGTACTTGAAATGGATCCTGATACCTACGTTATCACCTCCGGCGGTTACTTAGCGGACAAAGAGCTTCAAGACGCCGAGAAGAGGATCCTAGAAGTCGTAGCGTTATCAAGTGAACCCATGGTCGATGATGACATCTGTAAGCAAATTGAGATGAGAAAATCAACGATCGGGCAAGCCATAAAAAATCTGCGTGAAAGTCATCAAATCGGCTTCAGTGGTAAAGGTGTTAAAGGCAATCCTTACCGCTATACAGTTTTGGGAGACGAATGCTTTGACTATAACCCTTTTGAACCTGAAAAATGCGTCTCCGGGATTATTTTACAGCCCAGGGAGACGCGGGAGACGAAATTAAAAGACGGATATACCGACTTGGCACCGACATCCATAGCCAAGGATGAATCGGGCGACGCTACTGCGATGCGCGAAATAAGTCGCATTAAAGAGCCGTCGCCCGATTTTGATTTATTACCGGAGGTGATGAGCTAGATGTCATACGTGCAAGAGGATCCAATAGCATTCGTTCGCTTAATACCGCCGATGTATCGGTTAGGTTGTTTCGACTGGGAAGTCATTAGCTGCCCCTTCTGTGGCCAGTCACATCGTCATGGAGCCGGTGATGATCTTGAGCGAGTGATGACAAAGCTCGGGTATCGGCTATCTCACTGTGTTGGGGGTAATCGCAATTACAAGCTAG
This DNA window, taken from bacterium, encodes the following:
- a CDS encoding AAA family ATPase; its protein translation is VLYLALEEHKGLLRKKLTAMGATKNDPIYLHVGSAPEAALPTLKIELEKLKPVLLVIDPLIKLARIKDINAYAEVYAALTPFMDLARASNCHVMLVHHAKKGLERTGTENPLGSQGLSGVVDAQIDIYKRGDTRCFCVPDATRHGLPVKETVLEMDPDTYVITSGGYLADKELQDAEKRILEVVALSSEPMVDDDICKQIEMRKSTIGQAIKNLRESHQIGFSGKGVKGNPYRYTVLGDECFDYNPFEPEKCVSGIILQPRETRETKLKDGYTDLAPTSIAKDESGDATAMREISRIKEPSPDFDLLPEVMS